Proteins encoded by one window of Aspergillus chevalieri M1 DNA, chromosome 6, nearly complete sequence:
- a CDS encoding uncharacterized protein (COG:S;~EggNog:ENOG410PYR8), which yields MPSTLADVPAYKAYLDRVPAGTLSLPLIKEGENEETIIHVDELFCRVEDCIRGKKAFPGTNDLRYHVKHYHNVNVARPGTGRPKPEAVKAAVKFFKNIIEGPPSEPAPSPSESTSPEPTTPPGHTKPPFPLTKKGTVSCAAMQRWCKDNGHAVPCPSCAAKGLRAKDCCKNEGHCDNFSLFDPNSLPTDAE from the exons ATGCCTTCTACGCTTGCAGATGTG CCCGCGTACAAAGCCTATCTTGACCGTGTGCCCGCTGGAACCCTGTCGCTACCTCTGATTAAGGAG GGAGAGAATGAGGAGACTATCATTCACGTTGATGAGCTGTTCTGTCGTGTGGAAGACTGTATTCGTGGAAAA AAAGCATTTCCTGGGACCAATGACCTGCGTTACCATGTGAAACACTATCATAATGTTAATGTTGCGCGTCCTGGAACCGGACGGCCAAAACCAGAGGCAGTGAAGGcagcagtta AGTTTTTCAAGAATATTATTGAAGGCCCTCCTTCTGAGCCTGCCCCCAGCCCTTCAGAGTCCACTTCTCCTGAGCCTACCACACCCCCTGGCCATACCAAGCCGCCATTCCCTCTCACGAAGAAAGGCACT GTATCATGTGCTGCCATGCAACGTTGGTGCAAGGACAATGGCCATGCTGTTCCATGTCCTAGTTGTGCAGCGAAGGGATTGAGAGCAAAGG ACTGTTGCAAAAATGAGGGGCATTGTGATAACTTTAGTCTTTTTGACCCAAATTCACTTCCCACTGATGCAGAGTAA
- a CDS encoding putative oxalate/formate antiporter (COG:G;~EggNog:ENOG410QDAM;~InterPro:IPR020846,IPR011701,IPR036259;~PFAM:PF07690;~TransMembrane:12 (i30-53o73-93i100-119o125-146i158-183o189-209i238-260o266-284i296-315o321-341i362-380o392-413i);~go_function: GO:0022857 - transmembrane transporter activity [Evidence IEA];~go_process: GO:0055085 - transmembrane transport [Evidence IEA]) — protein sequence MTTKECDATPAEASGPVIEDDKYPEGGLRAWLVVLGSWCAMIPSMGLLNSLGILHAWTAGHQLSNYTESSIGWIYGAYGFFLYIGSAQVGPIFDAYGPNYVIIPGSIGIVVAMVCLSFSKEYYQIFLSFSVLGGFSACLLFTPAIAAVGHWFNIRRGLATGIACTAGGLGGVIFPIIILFAAPRIGFPWAMRIIALVSAVLCLAACFLIRTRLPLNKKAGGAVDLKALKDVHYASTTVAVFLVEFAVFIPITYIASYAVYIGMNDTLAYALIALLNLGAIPGRFLPGLLADKLGRFNVMICTALVCSILTLALWLKAGDNTAAIICYAVLFGFWSGAAISLTPVCISQVCKTEDLGKRNGTTFAISSIGTLTGIPIAGAIQERDHGSYRGLIIFGGVMYLAATVAFVVARGFCRNWVLWVKF from the exons ATGACCACGAAAGAATGCGACGCGACTCCCGCGGAGGCTTCAGGACCGGTGATTGAAGACGATAAATATCCTGAAGGCGGTCTTCGAGCATGGCTGGTCGTCTTGGGGTCGTGGTGTGCAATGATCCCGTCCATGGGGCTTTTGAACAGTTTGGGAATTCTGCATGCCTGGACTGCTGGTCATCAATTGAGCAATTATACTGAGTCCAGCATTGGTTGGATTTACGGCGCGTATGGTTTCTTTCTGTATATCGGCTCAGCTCAAGTGG GCCCGATTTTCGATGCATACGGACCGAACTATGTCATTATTCCCGGGTCAATTGGCATCGTTGTTGCAATGGTCTGCCTCAGCTTCAGCAAAG AATACTACCAGATTTTCCTTTCGTTCAGTGTCCTCGGTGGCTTCTCTGCATGCCTGCTGTTCACACCCGCCATAGCTGCCGTCGGTCACTGGTTCAACATCCGCCGAGGACTCGCAACCGGCATCGCCTGTACTGCAGGTGGCTTAGGGGGCGTCATATTCCCGATAATCATCCTTTTCGCAGCGCCCAGGATTGGCTTCCCCTGGGCTATGCGGATCATTGCGCTAGTCAGCGCCGTTTTGTGCCTGGCAGCCTGTTTCCTAATCAGAACCCGACTTCCCTTGAACAAAAAGGCCGGTGGTGCTGTCGACTTGAAAGCTCTTAAAGATGTGCATTATGCATCGACCACAGTGGCCGTGTTCCTGGTCGAGTTTGCCGtcttcattcccatcacATACATTGCGTCGTACGCCGTCTACATTGGCATGAACGACACACTCGCTTATGCTCTAATCGCATTGCTGAACCTAGGCGCCATCCCCGGGCGCTTCCTCCCGGGCTTACTAGCAGACAAACTAGGCCGATTCAATGTGATGATCTGCACGGCCTTGGTCTGCTCCATCCTAACACTAGCGCTCTGGCTCAAAGCCGGTGACAACACAGCAGCGATTATCTGCTACGCAGTGCTCTTTGGCTTCTGGAGCGGCGCAGCGATCAGTCTGACGCCGGTGTGTATCTCGCAAGTATGCAAGACAGAGGATTTGGGCAAGCGGAACGGCACGACTTTTGCGATTTCGAGTATCGGGACTCTCACTGGGATTCCGATCGCGGGTGCGATTCAGGAACGGGATCATGGGAGTTATCGCGGATTGATTATCTTTGGAGGCGTGATGTATTTGGCAGCGACGGTGGCGTTTGTTGTTGCGAGGGGATTTTGTCGGAATTGGGTATTGTGGGTGAAATTCTAA